In one Mycobacteroides chelonae genomic region, the following are encoded:
- a CDS encoding DUF2188 domain-containing protein yields MADYDVQYDRDSGDWSAKRAGAERAAGRYDTQAEAHDAARGFAERSGGGEVRDHRKDNNQIRNTDTVGKRDPYPPKG; encoded by the coding sequence GTGGCTGACTATGACGTGCAATACGACAGAGACTCAGGTGACTGGAGCGCAAAACGCGCAGGCGCAGAACGCGCTGCCGGCCGCTACGACACCCAAGCCGAAGCCCACGACGCCGCACGCGGTTTCGCCGAACGAAGCGGCGGCGGCGAGGTCCGCGACCACCGCAAAGACAACAACCAGATCCGCAACACCGACACAGTGGGGAAGAGGGACCCCTACCCCCCTAAAGGATAA
- a CDS encoding helix-turn-helix domain-containing protein produces MSKRFSAQRLAQARLARGLSVAELAQRMGVDAETVRHWEAGQVVPGPRNRPRLAAELEVPIESLDEEAQTPLTLVDLRRRAGLIQAELAKKIGISATMVSNWERGKMMVPNEQFYPLSVALNVTPFALSRAVRTTYDHFNPGQRIPGVMMRTEPITSDSFTVDPVESIHAISEYDGPRQNNVWELTSPQVDWVRFRSKNIPTTAEVHVLNQQLGADYVHRYNHIQRRVAGAADGHPVYRVRWQQSAHDGLNRYEMAETVVRTTFKWRDKTLSPPDNRYLNGDVLIIIVHQDDSLVWVENQLSDERRVSLWFHNVNPDGRTNVITLHRDDDDPRRLAEYLRDTYTAYGLTATNTCGELYSVASQNNSPLTGSDIQVIRNGDTDIESVKDLDRKFTLALMGVQQPEILIAKSVNERLDDSIGRLSWPAKSDSNTFKRDMLQWMNTQILNGTVIRLIQQFSEVLGSIEAEDTPIGVRRYLLNSVTMVRALIRDKIESSPTLMDDIRENLDSLEKRWQSAVESIAQPDVQSSESIEQQVRQWENFLKNDAHRRAIEDAQTNSLLSTFVVDPQSSLHSVSIFADFENPISRLIAPEVPDFSFQFSDTYNPSDALVIDYVLKADMSHRYNHNQKQTVIDAEGVSRIYNIRWQNYSHDHIYRYADARLVNDTFLPIFHQALNKKQDARTELLIIIVDGNDRLSWIDNQLHKNESAILWPNFLRDGIRPIMSTRQREGDSPVPGYVSYETLGLTERSSFGEFVEAYYAYFVDPVNEVLGDALIEEIRQVTSGIHPDRTLATAAPVDDKLTADLTIDFRRSTVQGR; encoded by the coding sequence ATGAGTAAACGGTTTAGTGCTCAGCGGCTGGCGCAAGCACGGCTGGCTCGGGGGTTGTCCGTTGCAGAACTTGCCCAGCGCATGGGGGTTGACGCCGAGACAGTGCGTCACTGGGAAGCGGGCCAGGTTGTCCCGGGGCCTCGCAATCGCCCACGACTTGCTGCCGAGCTAGAGGTACCGATCGAGAGCCTCGATGAAGAAGCGCAGACCCCGTTGACACTGGTGGACCTGCGTCGCCGGGCCGGGCTTATCCAGGCAGAGCTCGCCAAGAAGATTGGCATCAGCGCCACCATGGTGTCGAACTGGGAGCGCGGCAAGATGATGGTGCCCAACGAACAGTTCTATCCCTTGTCCGTGGCGCTGAACGTGACACCGTTCGCGCTCTCCCGGGCCGTACGCACCACTTACGACCATTTCAACCCCGGGCAACGGATCCCGGGCGTAATGATGCGCACTGAACCGATCACCTCGGATAGCTTCACCGTTGATCCCGTGGAGTCGATCCACGCCATCAGCGAGTACGACGGCCCCCGCCAGAACAACGTGTGGGAATTGACATCGCCGCAAGTCGACTGGGTGCGTTTCCGCAGTAAAAATATCCCGACCACCGCTGAAGTGCATGTACTCAATCAACAACTTGGCGCAGACTACGTCCACCGTTACAACCATATTCAACGCCGCGTTGCTGGTGCTGCGGATGGCCATCCGGTATATCGGGTCCGCTGGCAACAAAGTGCACATGACGGGCTCAACCGCTACGAGATGGCCGAAACGGTGGTAAGAACCACATTCAAATGGAGAGACAAAACTCTATCGCCCCCGGATAACCGCTACCTTAATGGCGATGTTTTAATAATCATCGTTCACCAAGACGACTCCCTGGTGTGGGTGGAAAATCAGTTATCTGACGAACGCAGGGTCTCGCTGTGGTTCCACAATGTGAATCCAGACGGTAGAACCAATGTGATTACTCTCCACCGAGATGACGACGATCCCCGTCGCTTGGCGGAGTACTTACGCGATACTTATACGGCGTATGGGCTTACGGCAACAAACACCTGCGGCGAGCTGTATTCCGTCGCCAGTCAAAACAACTCCCCACTGACTGGGTCCGATATACAGGTCATTCGCAACGGCGACACGGATATCGAGTCAGTGAAAGATCTGGATCGTAAATTCACGTTGGCCCTGATGGGCGTTCAACAGCCGGAAATTCTGATAGCCAAGTCTGTCAATGAGCGACTTGACGACTCGATAGGACGTCTTTCCTGGCCTGCGAAATCTGACTCAAATACTTTCAAACGCGACATGCTCCAATGGATGAACACCCAAATCCTCAACGGCACCGTCATCCGGCTCATCCAGCAATTCTCGGAAGTTTTGGGCTCAATCGAGGCTGAGGATACGCCTATTGGAGTGCGCCGTTACCTGCTCAACTCCGTCACCATGGTCCGTGCGCTGATACGAGACAAGATCGAGTCATCACCCACCCTCATGGACGATATACGCGAGAACCTCGACTCATTGGAGAAGCGCTGGCAGTCGGCAGTCGAAAGTATCGCGCAACCCGATGTGCAAAGTTCTGAAAGTATCGAGCAGCAAGTACGTCAATGGGAAAATTTTCTCAAGAACGACGCTCATCGTCGCGCCATAGAGGACGCCCAGACTAACAGCCTCCTATCAACGTTTGTGGTAGATCCCCAGAGCTCGCTGCATTCCGTCAGCATTTTCGCTGATTTCGAGAACCCAATTTCCAGACTTATCGCGCCGGAGGTACCTGATTTCTCTTTCCAGTTCAGTGATACCTACAACCCTAGCGACGCCCTTGTCATAGATTACGTGCTCAAGGCCGATATGTCCCATCGCTATAACCATAACCAAAAACAGACAGTTATAGATGCTGAGGGAGTAAGTCGTATCTATAACATCAGATGGCAGAACTATTCTCATGACCATATCTATCGGTACGCCGATGCGCGACTTGTCAACGACACTTTCTTGCCGATATTTCATCAAGCACTAAATAAGAAGCAGGATGCTCGTACTGAGCTTTTGATAATTATTGTTGATGGTAATGATCGGCTGTCATGGATTGACAACCAACTTCACAAGAACGAATCGGCGATTCTCTGGCCGAACTTCCTACGCGACGGCATCCGTCCGATAATGAGCACACGGCAGAGAGAAGGTGACTCCCCGGTGCCGGGTTATGTATCGTACGAAACGCTTGGATTGACGGAGCGTAGTAGCTTTGGGGAATTTGTAGAGGCATACTATGCGTACTTCGTGGACCCGGTCAATGAAGTCCTCGGCGATGCGCTAATTGAAGAGATACGTCAAGTTACATCCGGTATCCACCCTGATAGGACGCTAGCGACTGCCGCACCAGTCGATGACAAGCTCACGGCAGATCTGACCATCGACTTCCGCAGATCAACAGTCCAAGGTCGCTAA
- a CDS encoding serine/threonine-protein kinase, translating to MNPIEIMQTALDERYPDGGIPDSYFAMYTADATGRMFARFHFQADSLLEFLDRKSRTAARHYNATESRDLLQLMRELLDAYQVMRDCGHPFEIAHAYTDVFKRCKQFLQETQGSSIPADLPMISISRYRPIFTLVDRPGRRLIIDRQALRVIGSGSYGMVWEYIDPNYGIKFALKRVRAGRDTEVQRFRREYDLMRQMDSPNVLRVYGYDDQLHEYTMEHCTGTLHDFISRNNSRFTFAQRRDIALQFLHGLKHIHQHGVLHRDLSARNILVQEYADLAVTIKVADFGLAKARDSELTRTRSAVKGTIVDPSLESFRDYDISYEMYPVGHLLGFIFSGRTDPFKAPETVIPIVRRCLDPDRPQRYANVSELIAHVAALPA from the coding sequence GTGAATCCGATTGAGATCATGCAGACCGCACTCGATGAGCGCTATCCGGATGGCGGGATTCCTGACTCGTACTTCGCGATGTATACCGCCGATGCGACCGGACGGATGTTCGCGCGATTCCACTTCCAGGCGGACTCGCTGCTCGAATTTCTTGACCGAAAAAGCAGAACCGCGGCGCGCCACTACAACGCCACCGAGAGTCGCGACTTACTACAACTTATGCGCGAGCTGCTCGATGCCTACCAGGTTATGAGGGATTGCGGACATCCGTTCGAGATCGCCCACGCGTACACGGATGTGTTCAAGCGCTGCAAACAGTTTCTTCAGGAGACACAAGGCAGCTCTATCCCCGCGGACCTGCCCATGATCTCTATCAGCCGTTATCGGCCGATCTTCACACTGGTCGACCGACCCGGGCGCCGCCTGATCATCGACCGGCAAGCGCTACGCGTGATCGGGAGCGGCTCGTACGGAATGGTTTGGGAGTACATCGACCCGAACTACGGCATCAAGTTCGCTCTCAAACGGGTCAGGGCCGGTCGAGACACCGAGGTGCAACGGTTCCGTCGTGAATACGATTTGATGCGCCAGATGGACTCACCGAACGTTCTGCGCGTCTACGGCTACGACGACCAGCTCCACGAATACACGATGGAGCACTGCACGGGCACACTGCACGACTTCATCAGCCGCAACAACAGCAGGTTCACCTTCGCGCAGCGGCGCGACATCGCACTGCAATTTCTCCATGGGCTCAAGCACATTCACCAGCACGGCGTTCTGCACCGTGACCTCAGTGCCAGGAACATACTCGTGCAGGAGTACGCCGACCTTGCCGTAACCATCAAAGTCGCCGACTTCGGCCTGGCCAAGGCCAGGGACTCGGAGCTGACACGGACCCGGTCGGCAGTAAAAGGCACGATCGTGGATCCGAGCTTGGAATCGTTCCGCGACTACGACATCTCTTATGAGATGTACCCCGTTGGACATCTACTTGGGTTCATCTTCTCGGGGCGTACCGACCCGTTCAAGGCACCCGAAACAGTCATTCCGATCGTGAGACGGTGCCTAGACCCCGACCGGCCACAGCGCTACGCCAATGTCAGCGAGCTCATCGCCCACGTCGCCGCATTGCCCGCCTAA
- the dnaB gene encoding replicative DNA helicase → MAIVDDLGQSGPVAPPEEEFGRQPPQDVAAEQSVLGGMLLSKDAIADVLEKLRPHDFYRPNHQSVYEAILDLYGRGEPADAVTVAAELDRRGQLRRVGGAPYLHTLISTVPTAANAGFYAGIVAEKALLRRLVEAGTRVVQYGYAGAEGADVAEVVDRAQAEVYDVTDRRMSEDYVPLEELLQPTMDEIDAIASAGGMSKGVPTGFTDLDEITNGLHPGQMIIVAARPGVGKSTLGLDFMRSCSIKHQLPSVIFSLEMSKTEIVMRLLSAEAKIKLGDMRSGRMSDDDWTRLARRMSEISEAPLYIDDSPNLTMMEIRAKARRLNQKAGLKLVVVDYLQLMTSGKKHESRQQEVSEFSRNLKLLAKELEVPVIAISQLNRGPEQRTDKRPQVSDLRESGSLEQDADMVILLHRPDAFERDDPRGGEADLILGKHRNGPTATITVAHQLHLSRFTNMAR, encoded by the coding sequence GTGGCGATAGTCGACGATCTGGGCCAGTCCGGCCCAGTTGCCCCTCCCGAGGAGGAGTTCGGCCGTCAACCACCCCAGGATGTGGCTGCCGAGCAGTCCGTGCTGGGCGGGATGCTGCTGTCCAAGGACGCCATCGCCGATGTGCTGGAGAAGCTGCGGCCGCACGACTTCTATCGGCCCAACCACCAGAGCGTGTACGAGGCCATCCTCGACCTGTACGGCAGGGGAGAGCCCGCTGACGCCGTGACAGTGGCCGCGGAGCTGGACCGGCGCGGGCAGCTGCGCCGGGTGGGCGGTGCGCCGTATCTGCACACGCTGATCTCCACCGTGCCGACCGCCGCCAACGCCGGGTTCTATGCCGGGATCGTGGCCGAGAAGGCGCTGTTGCGCCGTCTCGTGGAGGCCGGGACCCGCGTGGTGCAGTACGGGTACGCCGGGGCCGAGGGTGCCGATGTCGCCGAGGTGGTGGACCGCGCACAGGCCGAGGTCTACGACGTCACCGACCGGCGGATGTCGGAAGACTACGTGCCCCTCGAAGAGCTGCTGCAGCCCACGATGGATGAGATCGATGCGATCGCGTCGGCCGGCGGCATGTCCAAGGGTGTGCCGACGGGCTTCACCGATCTGGACGAGATCACCAATGGGCTGCATCCGGGTCAGATGATCATCGTGGCGGCCCGGCCGGGTGTGGGTAAATCGACCCTCGGACTGGATTTCATGCGGTCGTGCTCGATCAAGCACCAGCTGCCCAGCGTGATTTTTTCACTGGAAATGAGCAAGACCGAGATCGTCATGCGACTGCTCTCGGCCGAAGCGAAGATCAAACTGGGCGATATGCGCTCGGGCCGGATGAGCGATGACGACTGGACCCGGCTGGCACGGCGGATGAGTGAAATCAGTGAGGCGCCGCTCTACATTGACGACTCCCCGAACCTGACCATGATGGAGATCCGCGCCAAGGCACGACGGCTCAACCAGAAGGCCGGGCTCAAGCTGGTGGTGGTCGACTACCTGCAGCTGATGACCTCCGGTAAGAAGCACGAATCCCGTCAGCAGGAAGTCTCGGAGTTCTCCCGAAACCTGAAGCTATTAGCCAAGGAGCTTGAGGTTCCGGTCATCGCGATCAGTCAGCTGAACCGTGGTCCCGAGCAGCGCACCGACAAGCGTCCACAGGTCTCGGATCTTCGTGAATCCGGGTCGCTGGAACAGGATGCCGACATGGTGATCCTGTTGCACCGCCCGGATGCGTTCGAGCGTGACGATCCGCGCGGTGGCGAGGCCGACCTGATTCTCGGCAAGCACCGTAACGGTCCGACGGCCACCATCACCGTGGCGCACCAGCTGCACCTGTCGCGCTTCACCAACATGGCGCGGTAA
- the rplI gene encoding 50S ribosomal protein L9, with protein sequence MKLILTTEVEHLGTAGDTVEVRDGYGRNYLLPRGLAIVATRGAERQATDIRRAREAKEIRGVEHAHEIKQAIEGLGAVQLTVKTAGEGKLFGSVTAADVVGAIKAAGGPNLDKRTVTLPKAHIKQIGSYALDVHLHAGVATKITVDVVAAG encoded by the coding sequence ATGAAGCTGATTCTGACGACCGAGGTCGAGCACCTCGGCACTGCCGGTGACACCGTCGAGGTTCGGGATGGTTACGGACGTAACTACCTGCTGCCGCGCGGACTGGCGATTGTTGCCACCCGTGGTGCGGAGCGCCAGGCGACCGACATCCGTCGTGCCCGTGAGGCCAAGGAGATCCGTGGTGTCGAGCACGCCCACGAGATCAAGCAGGCTATCGAGGGCCTGGGTGCCGTTCAGCTGACGGTGAAGACCGCCGGTGAAGGCAAGCTGTTCGGCTCGGTGACCGCCGCTGACGTGGTGGGCGCCATCAAGGCCGCCGGTGGACCCAACCTGGACAAGCGCACCGTCACCCTGCCGAAGGCGCACATCAAGCAGATTGGTTCGTACGCACTGGATGTGCACCTGCACGCCGGTGTGGCGACCAAGATAACCGTGGATGTAGTCGCCGCAGGCTGA
- the rpsR gene encoding 30S ribosomal protein S18: protein MAKTTKRRPAPEKPVKTRKCAFCTKKALNIDYKDTNLLRTYISERGKIRARRVTGNCVQHQRDIAIAVKNAREVALLPFSSATR from the coding sequence ATGGCCAAGACGACTAAGCGCCGTCCTGCCCCGGAAAAGCCGGTCAAGACACGTAAGTGTGCGTTCTGCACCAAGAAGGCGCTGAATATCGATTACAAGGACACCAACCTGCTGCGCACGTACATCAGTGAGCGCGGCAAGATTCGTGCCCGCCGGGTCACCGGAAACTGCGTTCAGCACCAGCGCGACATCGCGATCGCGGTGAAGAACGCTCGCGAGGTAGCTCTGCTGCCGTTCAGCTCGGCGACGCGGTAG
- a CDS encoding single-stranded DNA-binding protein, whose translation MAGDTTITVVGNLTADPELRFTPSGAAVANFTVASTPRIFDRQSSEWKDGEALFLRCNIWREAAENVAESLTRGSRVIVTGRLKQRSFETREGEKRTVMEVEVDEIGPSLRYATAKVNKASRGGGGGGGFGGGGGGGSRSSEPADDPWGSAPASGSTAADDEPPF comes from the coding sequence GTGGCAGGTGACACCACCATCACGGTCGTCGGAAACTTGACCGCCGATCCAGAACTGCGCTTCACACCGTCCGGGGCTGCCGTCGCCAACTTCACTGTGGCGTCGACTCCCCGCATCTTCGACCGACAGAGTTCGGAGTGGAAGGACGGAGAGGCGCTGTTCCTGCGGTGCAATATCTGGCGTGAGGCCGCCGAGAACGTGGCCGAGAGCCTGACCCGTGGGTCCCGTGTCATTGTCACTGGCCGGCTCAAGCAGCGCTCCTTTGAAACCCGCGAGGGCGAGAAGCGCACCGTCATGGAGGTTGAGGTCGACGAGATCGGCCCGTCTCTGCGGTACGCGACCGCCAAGGTCAACAAGGCCTCGCGCGGTGGTGGTGGCGGTGGAGGTTTCGGCGGTGGCGGCGGCGGGGGTTCCCGCTCCAGCGAGCCGGCCGACGATCCGTGGGGCAGTGCCCCGGCCTCCGGTTCCACCGCGGCCGACGATGAACCGCCCTTCTGA
- the rpsF gene encoding 30S ribosomal protein S6, which yields MRQYEIMVILDPTLDERTVAPSLDTFLNVIRGDGGTVSKVEVWGKRRLAYEIAKHAEGIYAVIDVVAEPATVSELDRQLGLNESVLRTKVLRTGAR from the coding sequence ATGCGTCAGTACGAAATCATGGTCATTCTCGACCCCACTCTTGACGAGCGCACCGTAGCTCCATCGCTGGATACGTTTCTGAACGTGATCCGCGGTGACGGTGGAACCGTCTCGAAGGTGGAGGTTTGGGGTAAGCGCCGTCTTGCCTACGAGATCGCCAAGCATGCCGAGGGCATCTACGCGGTGATCGACGTGGTCGCGGAGCCCGCCACCGTCTCGGAGCTGGATCGCCAGCTGGGCCTTAACGAGTCCGTGTTGCGGACCAAGGTCCTGCGTACCGGAGCCCGCTGA
- a CDS encoding glycosyltransferase family 87 protein, with protein MSPEKLADDLRSADDRDFPSRTDAMGAELSEVIGGSLGGHALVGRQPFWTPLRVVFTIALGFLILGWTSKAPCLQQSGSGNGAQRVANWDNNRAYYQLCYSDTVPLYGAELLNQGRFPYKSSWLETDSGGHQKIQYDGTPAVRYMEYPVVTGVYQYTAMALAKTYTQASDLLGLPIVAEVVMFFNIVAFGLALAWLVTIWASAGLSPRTRPWDVVMIAASPIVIFQIFTNFDALATAFSMTALWAWARRKPWLAGVLIGLGVAAKLYPVLLLFPLLLVSLRSGKMHEFSKTAAAALASWVVVNAPVAMLFPRGWGEFFRLNTRRGDDMDSLYNVFKSFTGWQGFDGPLGFWEPPVVLNAISAVLFGICCLGIGYVALTAPRRPRVAQLAFLVVAVFLLTNKVWSPQFSLWLVPLAVVALPHRRILLAWMTVDALVWVPRMYYLLGLENKGLPEQWFTGTVLVRDIAVIGLCALVLRQVYHPSEDLVRGHSDDADDPAGGPCDGVADNPPAWLPSWLRARKPTPHIARASV; from the coding sequence GTGTCTCCCGAGAAGCTCGCCGATGACCTGCGCAGTGCCGACGATCGCGACTTCCCCAGTCGCACCGATGCGATGGGTGCCGAGCTATCCGAGGTGATCGGTGGGTCGTTGGGCGGGCACGCCCTGGTCGGGCGCCAGCCGTTCTGGACACCATTGCGGGTGGTGTTCACCATCGCGCTGGGATTCCTCATCCTGGGGTGGACCAGTAAGGCCCCTTGCTTGCAGCAGAGTGGTTCCGGCAATGGTGCTCAGCGCGTGGCCAATTGGGACAACAACCGGGCCTACTACCAGTTGTGCTACTCAGACACCGTGCCGCTCTATGGCGCGGAGCTGTTGAATCAGGGGCGCTTCCCCTACAAGTCCAGCTGGCTGGAGACGGACTCGGGCGGTCATCAGAAGATTCAGTACGACGGCACTCCGGCGGTCCGGTACATGGAGTATCCGGTGGTGACTGGGGTGTATCAGTACACCGCGATGGCCCTGGCCAAGACGTACACCCAGGCCAGCGATCTACTGGGGCTGCCCATCGTCGCCGAAGTGGTGATGTTCTTCAACATCGTGGCTTTCGGATTGGCGCTCGCGTGGCTGGTAACCATCTGGGCCAGCGCGGGATTGAGCCCGCGCACCCGCCCGTGGGATGTGGTGATGATCGCGGCGTCCCCGATCGTGATCTTCCAGATCTTCACGAATTTCGATGCTCTTGCAACGGCTTTCAGCATGACGGCACTGTGGGCGTGGGCTCGCAGGAAACCGTGGCTGGCGGGTGTGCTGATAGGGCTGGGCGTGGCCGCCAAGCTCTATCCGGTGCTGCTGCTGTTTCCACTGCTGTTGGTGAGTCTGCGCAGCGGCAAGATGCATGAGTTCTCCAAGACCGCCGCGGCCGCACTGGCCAGTTGGGTTGTGGTGAATGCTCCGGTGGCGATGCTCTTCCCCCGCGGATGGGGGGAGTTCTTCCGGCTCAACACCCGCCGCGGCGACGACATGGACTCGCTGTACAACGTCTTCAAATCCTTCACCGGATGGCAGGGCTTCGACGGCCCGCTGGGTTTCTGGGAGCCCCCGGTCGTGCTCAACGCGATATCGGCCGTTCTGTTCGGGATCTGCTGTCTGGGCATCGGATACGTAGCGCTGACGGCTCCGCGGCGCCCGCGTGTGGCGCAGTTGGCCTTCCTGGTGGTGGCGGTATTCCTGCTCACCAACAAGGTGTGGAGCCCGCAGTTCTCGCTGTGGCTGGTGCCACTTGCCGTGGTGGCGTTGCCGCATCGCCGAATCCTGCTGGCGTGGATGACCGTCGACGCGTTGGTCTGGGTTCCGCGGATGTACTACCTGCTGGGTTTGGAGAACAAGGGGTTGCCCGAGCAATGGTTCACCGGCACGGTGCTGGTGCGCGATATCGCGGTGATCGGGTTGTGCGCCTTGGTGCTGCGCCAGGTCTATCACCCCAGCGAGGACCTGGTGCGCGGACACAGTGATGACGCGGACGATCCGGCGGGCGGGCCGTGCGATGGGGTTGCCGACAATCCTCCGGCCTGGCTGCCGTCGTGGCTGCGCGCGCGTAAGCCCACACCGCATATCGCCCGCGCGTCTGTCTGA
- a CDS encoding transglycosylase domain-containing protein, producing MVGGQNPVASGGSDSPRTPSMDDRPTSILDPVEDLPLYRRDEDAVAAARAALERDDEGNGHEPPPPSSRPGGSSRPPQRRRRRKSNGWKIFRRVMIALVLLAIVIPLATFALAYSVVDIPKPGDIRTSQVSTILASDGTTELAKVVPPDGNRVDIKIDQVPQHVRAAVMAAEDRDFYGNPGFSFSGLLRAVKNNMFGGDTQGGSTITQQYVKNAMVGAQRAGLGGLTRKAKEIVISTKMSQSWSKDQVLEAYLNIIYFGRGAYGISAASKAYFDKPVEQLTVSEGALLAALIQRPSRLDPAVDLPESTNRWNWVLDGMVTIGALSAQDRAGQVYPATVPPEQAAAQNATTGPNGLIKRQVMAELTDLFNIDEQTLNTEGLQITTTIDTKAQQAAENAVNSTLQGENADLRTAVVSVDPRTGAVKAYYGGSNAQGLDYAQQGLQTGSSFKVFALVAALQQGIGLGYQLDSSELTYQGITIKNSEDASCGTCSVAEALKRSLNTSFYRLMLKLKNGPDDVATAAHAAGIAENFPGVSHTLSEDGQGGPPNNGVVLGQYQTRVIDMASAYATLAASGTYRKPHFIQKVVNADGQVLFDAGSSDNTGEKRFSDDVANNAISAMKPIAAYSRGHGLAGGRESAAKTGTAQLGDTKDNKDAWMVGFTPSLSTAVWIGTDDGKPIRNSWGGPIYGSGLPSDIWQKTMNGALDGSTKETFPKPGAIGGYAGVPVYVPPPPAPNGPPAPAPGGGGEVTVIQPTIEIAPGITIPVGPPTTIPVGPAAPPAGDAPPPPGQ from the coding sequence GTGGTTGGCGGACAGAATCCGGTAGCTTCCGGCGGCTCGGATTCACCGCGCACCCCCAGCATGGACGATCGGCCGACGTCGATCCTCGACCCTGTCGAGGATCTGCCGCTGTACCGGCGCGATGAGGATGCCGTGGCCGCGGCTCGCGCGGCGCTGGAACGTGATGACGAGGGCAACGGACATGAGCCGCCGCCCCCCTCCAGCCGGCCGGGTGGTTCGTCGCGTCCGCCGCAGCGTCGCCGCAGGCGAAAGAGCAACGGCTGGAAAATCTTCCGTCGCGTGATGATCGCCCTGGTGCTGTTGGCCATCGTCATCCCGCTGGCGACGTTCGCACTGGCGTATTCGGTGGTCGACATCCCGAAGCCGGGCGATATCCGTACCAGCCAGGTGTCCACCATCTTGGCCAGCGACGGCACCACCGAACTCGCCAAAGTCGTTCCACCGGACGGAAACCGGGTCGACATCAAGATCGACCAGGTGCCCCAGCATGTGCGCGCGGCCGTGATGGCCGCCGAGGACCGCGATTTCTACGGCAACCCGGGCTTCTCCTTCTCGGGTCTGCTGCGCGCGGTCAAGAACAACATGTTCGGCGGCGATACCCAGGGTGGTTCCACGATCACCCAGCAGTACGTGAAGAACGCGATGGTGGGTGCGCAGCGCGCCGGCCTCGGCGGTCTGACCCGTAAGGCCAAGGAGATCGTCATCTCCACGAAGATGTCGCAGTCCTGGTCCAAGGATCAGGTGCTGGAGGCCTACCTCAACATCATCTATTTCGGACGTGGCGCGTACGGCATCTCGGCGGCGTCGAAGGCCTACTTCGACAAGCCCGTGGAACAGCTCACGGTGTCCGAGGGCGCGTTGTTGGCCGCACTGATCCAGCGGCCGTCGCGCCTGGATCCCGCCGTTGATCTGCCCGAGTCGACGAACCGGTGGAACTGGGTGCTCGACGGCATGGTCACCATCGGTGCACTGTCCGCGCAGGATCGTGCCGGGCAGGTGTACCCGGCAACGGTGCCGCCTGAGCAGGCTGCTGCCCAGAACGCGACCACCGGTCCCAACGGGCTTATCAAGCGTCAGGTGATGGCCGAGCTCACCGATCTGTTCAACATCGACGAGCAGACGTTGAATACCGAGGGCCTGCAGATCACGACGACCATCGACACCAAGGCGCAGCAGGCCGCCGAGAACGCGGTCAACAGCACCTTGCAGGGCGAGAACGCAGACCTGCGAACGGCGGTGGTGTCCGTGGATCCGCGCACGGGTGCGGTCAAGGCGTACTACGGCGGCTCCAACGCCCAGGGTCTGGACTACGCGCAACAGGGTCTGCAGACCGGTTCGTCGTTCAAGGTGTTCGCCTTGGTGGCGGCGCTGCAGCAGGGAATCGGACTGGGCTACCAGCTGGATAGCTCGGAGCTGACCTATCAGGGCATCACCATCAAGAACAGCGAGGACGCTTCGTGCGGAACGTGTTCGGTGGCCGAGGCGCTGAAGCGCTCGCTGAACACCAGCTTCTACCGGCTCATGCTGAAGCTGAAGAACGGGCCCGACGATGTGGCTACCGCCGCGCATGCCGCCGGTATCGCCGAGAACTTCCCCGGTGTCTCGCACACGTTGTCCGAGGACGGTCAGGGCGGTCCGCCGAATAACGGTGTGGTGCTGGGCCAGTACCAGACCCGGGTGATCGACATGGCCTCGGCGTACGCGACCTTGGCGGCGTCCGGGACCTACCGCAAGCCACATTTCATCCAGAAGGTGGTGAACGCGGACGGCCAGGTGCTTTTCGACGCGGGTTCTTCCGACAACACGGGCGAGAAGCGTTTCTCTGATGATGTTGCGAACAACGCGATCTCGGCGATGAAACCGATCGCGGCCTACTCCCGCGGGCATGGCCTGGCGGGCGGACGAGAGTCGGCCGCCAAGACCGGTACCGCGCAGCTGGGCGACACCAAGGACAACAAGGACGCCTGGATGGTCGGTTTCACCCCGTCGCTCTCGACCGCGGTGTGGATAGGGACCGACGACGGCAAGCCGATCAGAAACAGTTGGGGTGGACCGATTTACGGTTCCGGTCTGCCGTCGGATATCTGGCAGAAGACCATGAATGGCGCGTTGGACGGCTCCACCAAGGAGACCTTCCCCAAGCCGGGCGCCATCGGCGGATACGCCGGTGTGCCGGTCTACGTGCCTCCGCCGCCGGCTCCGAACGGTCCTCCGGCGCCCGCGCCGGGCGGTGGCGGCGAGGTGACGGTCATCCAGCCGACCATCGAGATCGCACCGGGTATCACCATTCCGGTGGGACCCCCGACGACGATTCCGGTGGGCCCGGCGGCGCCACCGGCGGGTGACGCGCCGCCGCCTCCGGGGCAGTAG